ATACTTTTGGGTTGTAGTTCACAAAGCAGAAGTCATTTCGTCATGTATGTTTGTTTAGTAAAATATTTCCACGCGGTTGGCTTTTTTGAGGACCACGAGAAATTATATCAACAGCCTTCGCTTATGGCAACTGATTTTTTTCACTGCTTTTGATAGTAAGGTTAGATGATTTTAAAATAAAATTTTCAATCGCATAGGCGACCCCGTCAATGTCATGGTGAGTTGTTGCATGGGTAGCTACTCGTTTTACATCTTCCTCGGCATTGCCCATGGCAATACTGGTCGCTGCAGCATTGAAAAGTGGAAGGTCATTATAATTATCACCGATCGCAAAAGTAGAGGATATATCTAGCCCTGCATGATTTGCAATGTGAAGAAGTCCTTTTCCTTTCTGTGTATTCGGATGCATAATCTCAAGGTTATCACGTCCTGAGGAAGTAATAAGCACATTATGCTTATCTCCCCAGGATTTCCGGCATATATCCAGCTTCTGTTCAAGCATTGATACTATAAGAAACTTATAAACGGTAAGGTCATAATCAACAATCATACTTGAAGAGTGCAGCTCTTTCATATTGGCTTGCCTGTGATGACCATCTGCTCTTCGGCGAATGGCTTCTTTTATTTCTTCTCCGCCTTCTTTGTCCTGTGTATATATGTTCAAGTCATTCATAAAAAACTCTCGGGATTTTGTCGGGGAAAATAAACCCTTGTCAGTGTAAATGTGAAAGTAATATTCATTGTCATTAAGCCACTCTACCAAGTTAATTGCTTCTTGCTGACCCATATAGGATTCTTGAATCGGTTCTCCTTCCCAATACACTCTGGCTCCATTTAAAGAAACAATTCCATCCGGCGTAACGTTTACAGATCCAAGTAAGCGTTCTACGTCTGGCAGTCCTCGTCCCGTTGCAATAATAAGTTTATGTCCTTCTGCTTGAAGCAATTTTAGTGCTTGTGCATTTTTCTCTGAAACAAATCCTTCGGAATGTAAAAGGGTTCCGTCCATATCAATTGCTACTGCGTTCATAGTTGTCACCTCAGTATAAACTATATTAAAAAACATCTTTTTAGCTGCATAAAATAAGCAGTGGCTGGATTCTTAATGAGAATAGCTAGTATGCACACGCATTTCAATTCTCATTTACAATAGGGTAACACGAAATGCACAAGAAAAGGTAGTTTCATACGTTTTAGAGTATTAAGATATTTTTATATTGCACCTTCTAATTCATTCATACATGGTGAAAATGGGGGTGCATTTCAATATGTTTAATAATAACCATAATAAAAATAACTCATCTTTGCCCCCATACACGGTAGCTGATTTATTAAATGGACATAATTTAGATATTATCGGAGCAGTCTTACTTGTTACAGGGAAACTTAAAGTGAACACGGTTAAAAATATACCGAGGAGAACCTACGGTGGAAGTTCACCTTATAGGAGATTATAAGAACGGGTCTAGTAACAAAGCGAAGAAAATGGCGAAATGACGGTTGTGATGTGATGGCAGCGGTTAAGTAGATAAAAGAGAGGATGATTTTTATAGAATGTTTGAGAATAACAACTCTTCATTTGATGGAGTGACTTTCAATAATGCAATAATATGGGCGGTATTTATAGCTTTGCTTTTATTTGGAGCTGTAGAGACCAGAGAAGGGACCGTTATTCCTGAAGTTATGGGTGGAATTAATTAAAAAACACGACTAAAACGCTATATTCGTTTAGTCGTGTTTTTTTACCGGAAGATTTTATTGTTTCATTAAGATTTTCAGTGATAAGGACTTCCGAGTATAAAGAAATTTATTATTTCATATAAGAGTTTTCGTAGAAGGTGAGTTGTGGGTATTTATCTTTTGTCATATTCATTTGGAATTCATTATCGAATAAAGCAACCATTCTTCCATCTCTGTCTACAGCCAGGTTTTTCTGGCGTTTTTTAAAGGTTTCTAATTCGTCCGGATCTCCATTGACCCACCGTGCAATCGAAAAAGGCAGTTTTTCGAGGCGAATATCTGCATTATACTCATTTTTTAAGCGATATTCCATCACTTCAAATTGCAGAACCCCTACGACACCTATTATTTGCTGTTCAGGATATTTGTTATACGTTTGAAATAACTGAACAGCACCTTCTTCAGTCAGCTGCTGTAAGCCTTTTTCAAATGATTTGTGCTTCATGGCATCTTTCACTGAAATAGCTGCAAAATGTTCTGGAGAGAAGTGAGGCATTTCATCAAATTGAAAATCACTGCTGTCAGCTAATGTGTCTCCAATTCGAAAGGTGCCTGGGTCATATAATCCAATAATATCTCCGGCATAGGCTTCTTTTACAATATTTCGGTCCTGGGCTAAAAATTGAGTAGGCTGCGCTAAACGCATTGATTTGCTAAGGCGGACATGGTTTACGTACATTCCTTGCGTATACTTACCAGAAGTTATACGTAAAAAAGCTATGCGATCACGGTGTTTTGGATTCATGTTCGCTTGAATCTTAAATACAAAACCCGAAAAGTTGTCTTGTGCCGGTGCAATATATCCTTGATCACTATCACGGCCAACAGGTGCAGGAGCCAGGTTCAAAAAGTGTTCGAGAAAGTTCTGCACCCCGAAATTAGATATAGCACTCCCAAAAAATACAGGAGTTAATTCGCCGCTCTTAATTTTACGTTCATCGTAAGGGTCGCCAGCTACGTCCAAGAGTTCCATTTCTTCTCTGAATTGAGCAAGCAGAGAAGCATCAATCATTTCATCAAGCATCGGGTCATCCGGACCGCTCGTTTGTTTGATCTCCACATGAGAAGGATTGTCTGCATTATAAAGTTCTACTTTTTTGGAATGACGGTCATATATACCATAAAAGTCCATTCCCATACCAATAGGCCAGTTCATTGGGTATGAGCGAATGCCGAGCAGGTTTTCCATTTCTTCCATGAGTTCAAATGGATCTCTTCCTTGCCGGTCGAGTTTATTGATAAATGTAAAAATAGGAATACCCCGCATACTGCAGACTTTAAACAATTTTTTGGTCTGGGCCTCGACCCCTTTTGCTGCGTCAATCAACATCGTAGCAGAGTCAGCGGCTGTCAGCGTACGATAGGTATCTTCACTAAAATCTTCGTGTCCAGGAGTGTCTAGTATATTAATTTGATGATCTTTATAGTGAAATTCCATAACAGAGCTGGTAACAGAAATACCGCGCTGTTTTTCAATTTCCATCCAGTCACTGGTTGCATGCTTTGTATTTTTCTTTCCCTTTACAGTACCAGCTTCTCGAATGGCTCCTCCAAAATAAAGAAGTTTCTCGGTTAAAGTGGTCTTCCCCGCGTCAGGGTGAGAAATAATAGCAAACGTTTTTCGAGATTGTATTTCTTCCTCTAGCTTACTCATCTATATAAACCCTTTCTCCTTCATAATCAAATAACTCAACCCTTTCATCATAAACGATCCATTAATTTTACACAAATAAATCTGTCAGCAAGAGCCAACAGATTTGGTTGATTTATCGTTTTAGGCGAGAAGACCCCCTCTTCCATTTTGTACAGGGCGTAGCCCAAAAATAAGGGGGAGATGAATCACCTTTTTGCGTAGCAAAACAAGCTTCGTATGGTATCATATTCCTGTACAGATTGCTCTTTGAAAACGGAGGATATGAGGTTCTGACAGGAAATTCGTCTGTCAGGTGAAATCTTCAACGTTCAACCGCCCCTCTCTGCTGAAAAGCGAAATCCAAGCAGTAGGCAGGAAGGTTGAGTTCAACGTACGAACGATGAGTATTAACCGCAGGGACTGCGGAGTTAGCCTGCTAAAATAACTTTCGATTACGAGAGTGTTCGCAGGAATCTACCACTTCAAGCGTTAGCTAAGTGGTGGTAGTTCAAGAAGTGTATTCTGAATGGTGTAAAAGAGCTTGTTCTAATGTTAAAAACTTAGCAATGTGTTTAAAAGAAATCCCTAACTGAACAATCGTTTGTGAAAGTTCCGGTCTCATACCGGATATACTCGCGTCAATACCCAATAGCTGTAATGCATCGATTAATTGGTTTAAATGCTGTGCAAACCATGTATTAATTGTATTAATACCAGAGAGATCAATAATAATATAGGATAATTCTAATTCCGTAGCTCTTTCTAAGGTTCTTTTTTGTAAAAACTCAGAACGCTCATCATCCATATCCCCAATTAGCGGAAGGACGGCTGTTCCTTGTTTTATTGGAACAACAGGTACAGAAATTTCCTGCATCTGAGATTTAGCATGTTCTAATTCAACAATATGCTGGTGTAAAAAAGTATGGCTGAAAGCATAAGTAGCTTGATCAAGA
This DNA window, taken from Alteribacillus bidgolensis, encodes the following:
- a CDS encoding Cof-type HAD-IIB family hydrolase, with product MNAVAIDMDGTLLHSEGFVSEKNAQALKLLQAEGHKLIIATGRGLPDVERLLGSVNVTPDGIVSLNGARVYWEGEPIQESYMGQQEAINLVEWLNDNEYYFHIYTDKGLFSPTKSREFFMNDLNIYTQDKEGGEEIKEAIRRRADGHHRQANMKELHSSSMIVDYDLTVYKFLIVSMLEQKLDICRKSWGDKHNVLITSSGRDNLEIMHPNTQKGKGLLHIANHAGLDISSTFAIGDNYNDLPLFNAAATSIAMGNAEEDVKRVATHATTHHDIDGVAYAIENFILKSSNLTIKSSEKNQLP
- a CDS encoding peptide chain release factor 3; its protein translation is MSKLEEEIQSRKTFAIISHPDAGKTTLTEKLLYFGGAIREAGTVKGKKNTKHATSDWMEIEKQRGISVTSSVMEFHYKDHQINILDTPGHEDFSEDTYRTLTAADSATMLIDAAKGVEAQTKKLFKVCSMRGIPIFTFINKLDRQGRDPFELMEEMENLLGIRSYPMNWPIGMGMDFYGIYDRHSKKVELYNADNPSHVEIKQTSGPDDPMLDEMIDASLLAQFREEMELLDVAGDPYDERKIKSGELTPVFFGSAISNFGVQNFLEHFLNLAPAPVGRDSDQGYIAPAQDNFSGFVFKIQANMNPKHRDRIAFLRITSGKYTQGMYVNHVRLSKSMRLAQPTQFLAQDRNIVKEAYAGDIIGLYDPGTFRIGDTLADSSDFQFDEMPHFSPEHFAAISVKDAMKHKSFEKGLQQLTEEGAVQLFQTYNKYPEQQIIGVVGVLQFEVMEYRLKNEYNADIRLEKLPFSIARWVNGDPDELETFKKRQKNLAVDRDGRMVALFDNEFQMNMTKDKYPQLTFYENSYMK
- a CDS encoding STAS domain-containing protein, which encodes MDNENPQTIQNIGEFLLKNKTILSEKMDNLQNNDSRFRFAKNNDYITKLREELFATIGAGVINQLAESGSLISQIRTWGEKAADYCIKHNVILSTALLVFPFYREILTEVIEQHCLEDNLPLHDAFYIYSKFESLLDQATYAFSHTFLHQHIVELEHAKSQMQEISVPVVPIKQGTAVLPLIGDMDDERSEFLQKRTLERATELELSYIIIDLSGINTINTWFAQHLNQLIDALQLLGIDASISGMRPELSQTIVQLGISFKHIAKFLTLEQALLHHSEYTS